DNA sequence from the Megalops cyprinoides isolate fMegCyp1 chromosome 24, fMegCyp1.pri, whole genome shotgun sequence genome:
GACAAGCCAATAATGCAACGTGCTGAATAGAGGACAGACTGATAGTCTTAACATGAACTCATCATCAAACCCAAAGTGCAAACTTTGCATCTGGACCCAATACTGATTAATACCAGTACTGGTTCAACCGTTTTACCCACCCCCAAACATGCATGCATCCTCTTTGTAGATTTCTCTTGTAGTGTTGGGAGCAGGAGAGGTATAGTGAAATTTCTATAAAGTGTCGACCCGAAATTATAGTGCACATCTATAAAAACATCAGTGACAATTTACTCTTCATacagtaacatactgtataatcaGGACATTAAAACACTGTTTAATTAAAAGTCAGCTGACTTCAAAAGCTGTTGTCAAGCACACCGCTAAACTAAGGAGCTCCAATGTAGAGTGGGGAGGTTTATTTAATAACAGACCGTGGAAATGCATAAAGGTATCTGTGTAGTCCTTAACATTATTCCAGAGGAACAATACGGGCAAAGTTTGACGCCTCGCGCCCGGTCGGCGGCGTCCGTTCGCACCGGGAGACCCTTATCTCCCAGGCTTCAGGTCGTTGTTGTTCATGGCCTCCTTCCTGTGAGCTAGAAATGGGTACATGCACTTGTCCGCCCCGAGGAAGCGGTACATGCAAACGATGGCCTCGAAGGGCAGTATCCTGCAAGAGACGGGACACGAGGTCACCATTCAGAGTTTGGGCTGTATCCCTGCCCTGCAAGGTTAACCATTTCTGATACGAAACACAAACTGCTTTTGTGCATGCTAAGCTATGTAAGCGACTCTTTAAGATTGAGTGGTTACATATAGTGGTATACAGTCATAGTGCTTAAGGAtaaggactcgtaaccgaaaggttgccggttcgatccccgctgggacactgctgctgtacccttgggcaagcattaacttattttaaaaagaatggcTTACAACTGAGGCCAAGCTGTACAGGGACCCTGCACCATGTATACACATtcacagtgaggaagaggaaagcTCAGTCAGGGCGACACGTACGTTTTCATGAAGGTGACCATGTACATGAGACGGGGGGTGCAGATCATGGGCTGGTCAGTCAGGATGGCCCTCACCGCCTGCTTCACACAGTACTCCGGCTTCAGAGGGGGGAGCAGTGGTGCCATCTCcttcctgtggggggggggggtcacggaATCATGGTAACTACATCAGATCGCACTACAGAACAAGTTGTGTGGCTTAGAACTACACAGTGCACTGTCATTAGAACCCTGAGGCAGccttctgaacaaaaaaaaaaaaaagtgtcaagCCAGCTTACTGGAAACAACTGCAGACTGAAAGCTTTGGCTGATGTGTTGAGATAGCGTTTCAAGTCTTGTAAAAACTGTACAGGTATCAATTTGTCCTTCATGCAAAAAGGCCACTTCCTCCAGCAGGAGGAGACCTGCATGGACAGCTCACCTGATCCTGCAGCCCTTAAACATGCCCGTGTCCACCAGGAAGGGACACACCAGCGTCATCTTGATTCCATCTTTCTCTGCCGCCTTCAGCTCGTGGCTCAGGGACTCGTGGAAGCCGATGGCCCCAAACTTGCTGGCACAGTAGTCCTGGGGGGGACAGCAATAAGaatgtgaaaacaatttaaagaTTGGTACACACAGAGGCATGGTGCTAAATAGAGACCCAGTTCCCCATACCGGGGAAACTAATGTGCCAACAGTGTATAGCAGTGGCTGTTAGGGGGCCAGTTGGCTGTGGGATCAGGTTCCAGGTGAGAGGTTGCACTCTGAAGCAACTTACTGTACCTTAATCATTATTAATTCACCCGGCTGTATACTTTGACAAAGCTGCACATAGAATGAAAACTATTTTGCACACGGATAACTGGTGTCCCTCATTCTGGGCCCTCTGCATCATGAGAGTGATCTGGGAGATGCAGCGTACTGACCTCCACGCCAGCCGTGGTGAACAGGCCCAAGGAGCTGGCCACCGTCACAATGTGCCCATGGTTCATCTCCAGCATCTTGGGCAGGAAGGCCTTGGTGGTCTGGAAACGGGGCAGGAATAAAAGAATGTGGTCATGGTTCTGCTATACTTTCATAGCAATGACAGACTGAGGCATCTCAAACTGGCAACCAGATCAAACTGGTCTCACATCCTTCCATACACATGTGCATTGGGGTCAGTGTGACAGAAATCAGACTCCTGGAGACTTAAGCGTTCAGGAGGGATGTGTGCAAATGCAAAAGTTACCTTCCATTAGCTGCTAGCAGTGACTGCATGCTGCAGCACCAGATTAATCTAAGGTTTACACTTATTCACTGAGGTTCCAGCTGCAGAAAAGCAGAATGATCCATACTGGAGAGGCAAAACATGCTCTGCTCCTCAGACTAGAAACAGCTGAATTATTTGAACGTTCCCACAAACATCCATGTGGAGCACTCCATCAGCTCCAAGTCAGGGGGCGGCCAGAAACACCAACACTGTTTCCACCTCtgacccctcacacacacacacagcatgtgaaAGCATGCAAGGACGCGCTGCGCACCGCACAGCTTCCAGGAAGGGCTCTGCGCTCGCAGATTTCACGCCAGATTAGCCCGGCGTTTCCTGCACCGCGTGGCGGTCGCTCGTAACGGAGCGGTGCTCCCGGCACAGAGCTTCTCGCAGCTGCACTGCCACCTCAGACCGCTGCCACCAGGGCATTCCACACCAATCGCAATTACCCTCACCAGATGGCCAATAATTAGGCCCCTCTTCATAAACAGGAAACTAAttgtatgaagaaaaaaaaaaaataagacaagggcaattttgtctgaaatgtttcTGCTGGAGGAGGAATAGACAATACTGGATGATTTGCCAAGAGACAAAGCAACTGCTATGAGTATACATGAAATGAAACGGAAATTACTCTAGAAAAAGAGCCACCACACAAGAATTTTTAAATTAGGGCTGAGGTCGTATAGGGGTTTAAATGTTCAAACTCTGTTCCTGTGCTTTTcttgttcataaaaaaaaatgattttatatattataaatataaaatcaatgaCCCAAGTGAAAATTGATACCATTTCCATGTCACAGTAGAGCAGTGTTATCTCCGGCTGAGTGGTTTCCCATCAActacagcagcaacaacatttTAGCCAGTCACAACTAAAAGCCCAGCTAAGAGATTGTGCAGCCCATGTCATTATAAGGCCAAAAGCAGTAGTAGGGACTAAGGCAATCGAGGATGACAGAGCGCCAATACCCTCACACTTCTTGCTTATTGCAAGGAAACAATCAGTGGTCATTTCTGAAACGTACAACCAAGTTCACGTACAATGTCCCACTGTACTCAAAAACCCTAGCAGAGCAGGATGGCTAGCACTCCTCTTTCAAACAGAAGGGAAGGATCCAGCTTTGAGAGCTGACAGCCATGTGACCAGCCAGGTGGTGATGGCGAGCCTCTCCAAGACCTGGCAGTGGACCACGATGACATAACAAGCTCACTTTATGCTTTGTTTTAACATCACTGCATTCCCATTGTATCATTTGAATgggtctggggaaaaaaaattctcctcaCTGCCTGCAAGCTGACACTCAAGCGAACACAGCGGGATATTTATCACAGAGAAGGGAAACATACAGCCTTCACATTAGATCAGAAGAGTTCCGATTCTGGATTCAGTCAATGTTGTTTTAAGGACCATGATTCAACCATGCAGACTGGGTGACTCGGGGGGCTGTCACCATCTTCTAAAGGCTATTCTTAAACCCCATGACTTTGATGCTTGAAGGCATGCCTGTCCCTTTCTGCTGGAGGAGATTCCCCTGAACTTAATCAGGGATCAGAGTACACAAAAACCCTCAGAGGAAAAGGGAAGCCCTGGCTCCCAGTCACCAACAAGCTAGGAAGCTTTTATATGGAATTTGACTTCTGCAGTTTccttgtgtctgtctctgtctgtctctgtctgtccagaGAAAACACTTTCATCAAGATGAAAAGAATGGTCAAGGACAGTGCCAGTTATTGCCATGACATGTCAACTACAGTAAATCATATTTCAAAGCCAATTTGATCCCACATAAGAGCCAGTTGTGTAGACAACATGAAAGCTACTTATCCAAAGCAGTGACATCAGATTAAAAATGTGGTCATCTAGCTCCCTCATTAATACACTTCATGAGGGGTGAAGTTAATTAGATCATTCAAAATTTGTTGTAGACTGCCCCAATATCTAAGTGCAGGCTTCCAGAGGAGGACAGCCAGCAGTAGAGAACTATGTAGACTGAGGAACAGCAAGACCCCTCTGacccaaaaaatgaaaagacagagtAGATCTCTGCTCCCTCAGAGCAAATGTACTACACTGCACTTCACTAAATCTGACAGCAAGGCACATCAACACCATTTTGGTTGTAAACCAACATAGGTCTTATACAGGTCCCTTTCAAACactcattactgtcatttagatTCTCtcattcagagcgacttacataggttacagtttttacatgttatccatttatacagctggatatttactgaggcagttctgaaCCTTTCCCAGGTGTACAATGGCAGCGCCCCAGCTAGGAATCAAACAGGCAAACTCTTGCTTACAAGCCCTGTTgcttaccactacgctacactacCACCTGTCACTTAGGGTGACCTGACTGTTGTCTTACTAGAATTCCAGCTGCCTGCAGAATGATTTTTTGTGCGTTACGCGGGGCTCTGCTCACCCAGAAGTGTGCGTGGCAGTTGACCATCATGGTCCTCTCGATGAGCTCGTCCGGGCACTCCAGCAGGTGGTGACCCGACACCACGCCAGCGTTGTTGATCAGCAGGTCGATGTGGCCCAACTCACGTCGCACCTTCTCGGCCGTGGAGTAGACGCTCTCGCGCTTGGCCACGTCGCACACGTAGGTGTACACCTGGGGCCGCACCGCGGACACCTCCTGTACCCCACCTACGGATCCTGCAGCCGAGGGCAGTCAGATCAGCACAGGTGAAGACCACAGCCACAGAGGACATGTATACGGACAATACGGAGCATGCTGATGTGTAAACTTCAAGGAGTAATGTTTCAAGTGGATTACAACTaaacaaatgctttttgatTACTTATTCAACATTTCAGTATGTGTcaagtgaacacacacacacacacacacacacgttactCATTCCCTGGATAAGCGAACTGCCTCATTTAAAACGTTTGCTTAGGTTTTAGAAAGTGCTGCTGTGTAGATTCACAGACGTTCTTGGTAAGTTACGCGGCTCTGCTTATACAGCGGACACAGAGGATGAGCTCACCTCGCAAGATGATATTGAGATAAGTGAATCTGCGCAGCACGGCGACCGCAAAACAGAGAGTCACCGAAAGCAAGCAGTTAGCCCTGGATATGATCCTAATTTGAACACCTTTCTAGCTGACCCCGCCACATCAATTCTGTAATTACCGTCTTTGGACACGTTGCTGGTCATCTCCAGCTGGACCTGTCGCACCATCTCCGCGGTCTCTTCGTTGCTCTGTTTGTCGATGTCCCAGAGAACCAGCACTGCCCCTCGCCGGGCAAACTCTTTGGCAAACAGCCTGCCGAGGCCGCTGCCTGCCCCGGTGATCACACACACCTGACCCGCAACACTCTTTTCTTTAGGTCGGACCAACCACTTAAACCCGGCCATAACAAATGCCCAGAGCACTTTCAACGTAACCAACAAAAATTCCGTAATGATATACATAGCTACTGCCTGGCGACTCACACAAACTAGACACAGTAAAGTTTAAGGATACAATATCAACTTGACGTTAGGTGGGTAAACTTTGCTACTACACTAGATCAACTAGTTAGTAAACTACTCGACTTCCTTGCAACACAACTCGTTGGTCAATCAACAAGAAGTAACACCAGAAGTTACAAAACTATCAGTTTCCTtactacctagctacctaaccATACAGGTAGCCACTTAACTTAACTACGAAGTAGACTAGACAATCAACGCAGAAACCTAGCAAAAAGCCTCGACACtgcaataattaataattacactgtaataacGAGACTGTAGTTGACTAATAAATAACTTAATAGTTCTTGCTTCCCTTTTGATCAACTCTTATTAAACCCCAGCTACCAACTGTACGTGTTGTGATCCTCACGCTCGTTTTAAAGCCAGCCACAGTCAAAGGACCCTTCGTAATAGGTAGAGGTTTTATTGCCTGCAGAAAATAAGtctaatgttaatgtttaaatgaatatactcatttctttttgttattacCTACTAGTTTTTTAAGTAatactaaactattaattaatgttttttatattatttcattaaagcCACCCCTTTATCATAATCAGTGATGATCATTAATTTTTCTTGtgattaaaaatatgaatgttcaCTTGAGTGGACATCTTAAACATGATAATTCTGCActattccattaaaaaaacatagtCACGCCAAGTAAGAGAAATATGCCTTTAGAAATATAATTCAGGCATTATAAAGACAGTACGGTCCTCCCCTGAAAGACCTGCTGCCCGTATTTAAATGTGCACCGCGCATGCGTAAGGCCCTCTTTTACGGTGGGGATAATGGCGGGTGAAGAGTGAGTGCAAATTTGCTGTCTTTATAATCTTTTCACATCATCAAAATAAACCTCCATCTCTCAGTGTTTTACAcaagaatgcaaaataaaccCCTGCACCTTTTACACGGGATCAATATTGATGACAATTTGGTTGTTATATAGCTGTTAAAGTGGATTTGTTGAGAAGTCGCTGTCGCGTTCTGTCTGTGGAAGTAAACGTGTATTTGGTCAGCAGTTAATGTCGTTTTGTACAGTGTAACAGGCAAACGAGAACTCAATTCTTGaatgttttagtttttgtgtACATATTCTGCTAAAAGGTGAACCACTGACTATGAATTGACGTGTTAGAAACGAACCCGCTTGCCAGCTAAGTAGCGGTAGCGGCCATGCAGCTAGTTAGCCTACAGACAGGCTAATGTTATGACATATCGGGGAGAAACCACTTATTATAGCTATTAAATATTCCTCTTTAGCTGTGATTTAGCTGATTAGTTTACCGGTTGCCAACTGTCGCTTTTGATCTAATGTCTGGTTATTAGCTTGGTCACCTTACAAgatcgctagctagctggttCGCATTAGTTAGTGGAAATGCTAGCCAAGCAATGGATCATTGCAGGAAGCGTTTGGCTAACTTTGTCAGCCGTTTGGCTCACGTCGTTGTAGTTATCTTGTGTTCCGGATAAATGAGTCTGTTATTGCTGACTGATCACTCGCATTTCTCCCTCACGCAGAGCGAAGAAGGTTCCAGCGGTCCCTGAAAGCCTCCTGAAGAGGCGGAAGGCCTTTGCGGCGATGAAGGCCCAGCGCATCAAGAAGATGCTGGCCGAGAAGAAGGTAAGCGGCGATCGGAAGCGCAGCTGCATATTACAGTCGGACAGTTACACCTGAGTATTAAAGCGATCGAAAGATCTGTAGTAAAGCAAGCGTCTTGTGCCGTCGTGAATGCTGATTATCACGTGTTGTGATTGAGTGTTATTGCGTTAGTGTCTAGTGGACCGGTAAAATGAAGGAGTCGGTTTGACAGTGTCTCGTAACGTCATGCAAGTAAGACGTACCTTTTTCGCCCCGCAAAGGCCCGCAAATCCACAAGGAAGCTGATCTACAAGCGGGCCGAGTTCTACCACAAGGAGTACAGGGAGATGTACCGCCGGGAGATCCGCATGGCCAGAACCGCCAGGAAAGTCGGGAACTTCTACGTCCCTGCCGAACCCAAGCTGGCATTCGTCATCAGAATCAGAGGGTATGTCAGCAGCGCCTAAACGGTGCACTCTTGCTGAGAGTTGCTGCTGAGGCTGCCTTCTCTTCAGATTTAGCGTTTAATATCAGACCTGTATACTGTGGTTGATGATGCtcaaacttttttccccatcttaACGACCATGGTGATGCATCGCTGAAAATTAAGCCAACTCTGTCTGAAACCACAACAGGCATTTTGTGTGGAGTGGCCCCTCTGCACAGCCTAGCCCTCATactcaccctttctctctcttctcttcctcaccctcgccccctctctcttcccctctctctcttcctccctccctctctctctctctcttcttcctccgTCTCAGTATCAATGGCGTCAGCCCCAAGGTGCGCAaggtgctgcagctgctccgCCTTCGCCAGATCTTCAACGGCGTCTTCGTCAAGCTGAACAAGGCCTCCATCAACATGCTGCGCATCGCTGAGCCTTACATCGCATGGGGGTGCGTGTTCACGCTGCAGACCGTTCTGAAAATACTGGAGAGGCCAGGTCGTTGCCAACGTTGAAGAGCTCCAAGAACTTTAGTGTCATTGAGTGTCAGTCTGTTATCGTGACGAGGGCATTGCATGCAATCCTGAAAGTAACTTTGCTTTTTGTGCCTGTTGGTGAACATACCTGTGGTGCTTGGGTGAATTTCTGGTGGTGCTGACATGAAGAATGAAACTGCTTGCCTGGTTAGTGTGTGACGCAGGTTGCTGATATTTTCCCTGTGCAGCTATCCCAACCTGAAGTCCGTGCGCGAGATGATCTACAAGCGTGGCTACGGGAAGATCAAGAAGCAGCGCATCGCCCTGACAGACAACGCCCTCATCGACAAGGTTCTCGGTAAGTGGTCTGTGGGTGCAGGGGTGTGCTGAATTGGGACGGGTGCGTAGGACCGATACCCGCAGGGTGGTGTAACTGCCTGCAGACTGATGCCAGAGCCTTTGTCACACTGTCATCATTTCTGGTCTCAAGCATTCCTACTTCAGCAAGCATCTGAACCTCCAGGCTCATGAAAACACATCCCAGAGTTCATTGTAGATGGTTAAAGTTTTGTATGGATGTCTTGCATTGTTCTACTGTTGCCCCCACAGTCCAGCAAACCTTTCTATAACAGTAAATGGTGGACTGCGTTGTAATGGTCAATGTGTTACTGATCACACTGAATGGAAAAATGGCATTGTCACAAGGTGCTCAGTCAAAAGTGTTGTATGAGGCAGACAGTGTTGAGAAATCATACATTTGAATTGTGTGGCTTTTAGCTTGTTTTAACAAGCAAAgtgttctgaaatgtttctgaGAGAAGCGTTCGCAGTGTATGTGGAAGACATTATTCATTGCTTGCATGCATTCTGTGGTTCAAGCTGAAATGAATTTGAGTGAATTGTTCTGTGCTGTGCGTATTCAATATGAAGTAGAATTGAAAGGGTTCGTGCTTGTTCTGTCGTTTTTTGAGAATGAGGTGGACAGACCTTCGCACTGTCACGTCAGAGTGCctgagtaatttttttttttttcctctttttccatttttgtttcattaggAAAATACGGCATCATCTGCGTCGAGGACCTGATCCACGAGATCTTCACAGTGGGGAAGAACTTCAAGGCTGCAAACAACTTCCTGTGGCCCTTCAAGCTGTCCTCTCCCCGCGGAGGCATGAACAAGAAGACCACGCACTTCGTGGAGGGCGGCGATGCGGGCAACAGAGAGGACCAGATCAACAGACTGATCAGGAGGATGAACTGAGGAGACCCGGTGAGGCCTGTCCTTcagttcaatttcaatttttagAGACCTGAAGTTCGACGACAAAGGATCAAAACAAAGTTTACAGAAATAACCATAAAGGGTCCTCTAACAATACATAACAAGTAATACAAAACAAGTAATTGTAGAATTTGCTGTACATCGTAGGGGGGTAACGGTACAAATACAATCACAAATTCCAAATGTATCACACCTGTCCCCTGCTGCAGATATTCTGTGTCAtgactacatttacatgcattccTGTTGTCCTCCTTATGTGTCTAGGAGGTCTGTTTGTTTCAGGAGGTTCTGGTCTTTTCTGGCTGTGGATGGTCTCttttagaccacgccccttTCAGGATGTTCATAACGAACAAACGAATCAGAACACTGAGTTTTAACAATAGCGGAGAGAGAACTTGTAGTGTGCAGCACAGGGAGCCGACTAGCTAGACCAAACGCTGAGTATCTCTAATACTGTAAAACCACAGGTAGAAGATAAATTCAAGACCTTGTTGCATGTCCTCATAGCAGCAAATAGTCTGTTAATTGTTGGTGAGAGCTCTAATTAAccaatttaattattaatgttccCTAAAGCTTCTGTCACATTGCCCAAGGTGTTTAAAGCACATACACTTTGGCTGTATTAAAATTTGCATAACACTTAGTCATTATCTTAAAGAAATTGCAGCAGCATATTAGAAATATAATTCAGGGTTGATGTGTTAGCGTTTTGTTGACCTGAATGAAATTAAACTCAGGTATCTGGTACTTCCCCCTCGGCTGAATCTTAAGTATGTGGAGGAATTGGAATACTGATGACTGTCTTCAGGATTTATTCGGAATTGCGCTGGTTCTATCCAGGGAACCTGCAGAGAGAATAGAGCAGAAGTATGTAAGGGAATGTGATAAACCTCAGTACACCACCATCTGAAATGCAACCCGgatgtgcagacacacagatgtgtaCAGTAAATGCATGAATTCCAAGTGTAGCAACTGAaacatcatatatatatagtacatatgTAGTAAGTGGTAGTTGTGTTCCTGACAGTAGATTGACTTATGGAGTTCGCAGAGGTACAACATGATGCTTGAATTGCTGCCATGGACAGTTGAattgcttttgttgttgatATGGTGCCGGGTGTGTTCAGTTGGAATTGTGGTTATTAATCTTTTCTTCTCATATCTCTTGCAGGATTTTTGCTGGGAGTCCTTTTCTGGCCTGTataacagttaaaaataaacatttttgaaaagcgAGCCCTGTGTTGTTCTTTGCCGTATTGAATGTCCTTTCCCAAAGTTTTCATGATGATGGAAATGCCACCTCAGGATTCTTATTctatcttattattattattattatgaaagaAATGACTCTTCCAAGACTGAATATTGGCAGTGAGTGAAGTGGATGAGTTCACTGGTCGGTGTTCCAACAGTCCATGTCGCCACCTAGTGGACAGTGCTGCTGTCAGCAGGTATTCCTTTTTGTAGTGCCTTCTGATGGGTCTTAATCAATCCAGTACCTGCACTGGTGCCTCCCTTACCTGTTCAAGCAGAAGATAGAATATGTATAGATTTTAATGTCAACAGTGGTTTTTGTCCTATTCTCCTCTTAGAGGGTGCAATTTCAATATAAGGTAgcacctttttttaaattctcagcGAGTGGTGTGAGATGACAACTGACATTTAATGCTATATCCAGTTTTGTACAGTGACGTCCACTCCAGCCCAGTTGCTTGTTTGCCAGTTTTGTCAACAGATTGGTTGCCACTGGAACAGCGGGACTTGGAAACCAAGGCCTTGGGTCATATTTTTTCGAGTACATGGTGAAATAAAAGGATGTGTGCTTTTACCTGGCTAAAGCAGGATTGGCAAGCCTGTAGCCTGTTTCTCCAAGAAGCTTACTAAGCATCAGTCAGGCTTCCCACTGAAATCTGAGTTTTTGCACTTAAACGTAATGGGGaattgaaaaatgcattttgggttattttttttactgcaatagTGAAATGGGGCAACTTTGAAAGAATTTTAGACTTGTTATAAAATACTTTGTCTATCTGAACACACTTGTTGATGCTCTTGCTATCGTGTACCTGGCACAAATGACTCAGCAGTGGGTGTAATGTACAAGACAATTGGGCTAGAATACCTGCAATATGTGTACAGCAATATTTGGTCAATGAATGCGCAGATTCTTAAGCAATACCTTTGGATGTCTTTTGTAGTTAATTTAGAGATTTGGGCAATTTCTCATGTATTTATAAGGCTATATTGGGGTATTATTTTCCATGATTTTCACAACTTcctgggtaaaaaaaatatttttggtgatTTTTAATGATTGTATTTTTGAGGTCGTGGCCtaagtacatttttacattcattcaattattcatttcaatgtgGAATTGCGTATACAGACAACTGCATTAAACCAAGGAGGTTCGTTCATAAGATATCTATAAAAGTGGTCAGACATACTTGGTGAGTTTGATTAAGCGCTTTGCCTTCATCATCGTTTGCAGCTGTAGGCAGATTCCTGTTGCAGACAATGTTCACCTGTGGCTTTACGGGAAAAGGTGTCGAAATGTTGTGGTCAATTAATGCTGAGGGAGATATTGCATCCCAGCTCGTCAGGATATAGCGTTTCCCTTTGCATCAGCCACTATTCGTAGCAAATTTCTGTTTTGGAATAATTTTGGAAGGGGACAGAATTTCGTTTGGTGAATTTAGGCGTCATTCTTGGCGTATAGCGTCATTATTTTCCTAAAACGTCCATCCTTCTGGAGACCGGAGAGGTCGTTGCTTTCTCCATTTTAAGCCGTACTTTTCATCTGGAGACCTGAGAGAATGTTATACTCAAAGACTAGGACACGAAGGAACCACCCAAGGAGACGCGGACCTTTCCACAGAGTACAGAAGTAGGACGCACGGCCCAGAGCGCGTCCCAGTCGGTGAGTGACACCGTTCCTTTTTCTGCACTATCGCGATGAACTGGCTGCCTCCTAAGTTTGATTTTCAGATGGCTGCATCTGTTAACACAAAATTTAAATTGCCCGTATCTGCAACTGCTCTTATTTTCTGCTGTCAGGTCTGAGCTTTGGGGCTGTGACCAATATGTGGTGTAACATGTGATGCATCCCACCCATTCAAATTTTACTCTTCGAGTCTTGctgaaagcaattaaaaacGTCCACGCCATTCAACAGACAGGGACAAAAACTAGCCTTAGATAACCCCTGGGTGTAGGTCTTATTCTTACTGGCTGGCAAAAGGTCTCGCTGTCATTCGCGTGTCCCCGCAAAGGCCGACGGATTAGCTGGCAAAATAGAGGAGTGCGCGCACAGAGGTGTGTTCACCTGGAAACATCGGCCTACTCGCTGGTTAACGGAGGTTCTGTTATTCACGTTTCACTGACACCTGCACAAAATGTGTGACCTAAAAAGTAACGGCAAGCCTTTGGGGAAGTCATCTAAAGTCCATGTAGCATCGTTCAGATTTACAATTATTTTGCGTTTTGTAACATGGTTTCCACACCTGTTGTTAACAGTAAGGTGAGCGTTTCCCTGGACCCCCCTTATGGTTATTTAATCATATTATTTACGTGCATGGTATTGACTGTTGTTCAAATGAAGGGGCAGTGTTTTGCGTCTGAGAGGTCATTGCTTTCACATTCCGCTGTGTTGCTTTATGTCAAAAAGGCACAATTTGGGGGATGTACTCTCCGAATCATAAAGCTGATTTGTAGTGCGCTGCAGTGGAACAGCGGGATAACATTGTGCATGTGAACTCCCAGTAACCTCTTTTTGCCTTGTatccaaaaaaaacatgagcGTCATTGCTTGTTATGGCAATAATCAAATTCTGCCTGTTGCTTTTAGagttaaataataatgaaatataagaGAATTCAATGACTGCACAAGTCTTCTGAAGACAGTGTCAATCCCAGGCGTCAAGACTGGGGATCTCTATGTGAAGACCGTGGGTCCTTTGTGCCGTGTGCTATTCGTGTCTCTCTTCTGGACGCGTCGAGCCTCATTGTTAAGGAAGTGGGTTCAGTGTTCGCTCGCTGgttaaaataattgatttccATGTCTTGGCAAGAGGACAAATTGTG
Encoded proteins:
- the rpl7 gene encoding 60S ribosomal protein L7; this encodes MAGEEAKKVPAVPESLLKRRKAFAAMKAQRIKKMLAEKKARKSTRKLIYKRAEFYHKEYREMYRREIRMARTARKVGNFYVPAEPKLAFVIRIRGINGVSPKVRKVLQLLRLRQIFNGVFVKLNKASINMLRIAEPYIAWGYPNLKSVREMIYKRGYGKIKKQRIALTDNALIDKVLGKYGIICVEDLIHEIFTVGKNFKAANNFLWPFKLSSPRGGMNKKTTHFVEGGDAGNREDQINRLIRRMN
- the LOC118770875 gene encoding retinol dehydrogenase 10-A-like, producing the protein MYIITEFLLVTLKVLWAFVMAGFKWLVRPKEKSVAGQVCVITGAGSGLGRLFAKEFARRGAVLVLWDIDKQSNEETAEMVRQVQLEMTSNVSKDGSVGGVQEVSAVRPQVYTYVCDVAKRESVYSTAEKVRRELGHIDLLINNAGVVSGHHLLECPDELIERTMMVNCHAHFWTTKAFLPKMLEMNHGHIVTVASSLGLFTTAGVEDYCASKFGAIGFHESLSHELKAAEKDGIKMTLVCPFLVDTGMFKGCRIRKEMAPLLPPLKPEYCVKQAVRAILTDQPMICTPRLMYMVTFMKTILPFEAIVCMYRFLGADKCMYPFLAHRKEAMNNNDLKPGR